GCCCTATGGACTCCGTTAGGTATCTCGTCTCCGAGGTTGAACGCAACATGGCCCTGTCTTACATAACAGTGGCAGTTTTCCTAGATCTCAAACGAGCCTCGATAAGCCATCCACATGTGCGTCAGGGATTCTTAAACGTTGACATCGGAGGCCGTGCATACGACTGGATATCtgaccagtgatttccccagaaattcactccTGGGGGTTGCCGAGCcatcaaggggggggggggggtatgcttggtatgcttagctcaatgaatacctagcaaccaaccggtgaaaaccttagacgaaaaaggcagaatacctcgcttgctTGAGTTGGGCACAAaaggttcttgatgatccacattgagtttacGTGTCCGCACGCATTTTTGGTGGTATATGctcgcaatatatgcattgaacagtcactttcaaatgattttgaacaaatgcatggtacgatcacttgcatgactgtggtcctacagcccaagtttcacagtacaggatgtaattcggtGAGCCGGACTCTCTAcaagaacgtgttggtggccgagctgggtggggtcacgtgagaaatttcaggggggggggttgcaaaaatgcagggggagtgtagggaaatccctgtaTCTGATTACGTCGCTGACAGAACTAGTAGAAATGTTTACAACAGAAGGGAAAACAAGCGCGATTAAAACAAGTCATAGAGTACCACAAGGATGTGTCATTAGCTCCATTCTCTTCAACGTCGTCATGTATGAGTTGATAAAGCGTCTTCCTAAACGTGTTAAAATCACCATGTATGCAGATGATCTATGTATATGGGTGTCAGGACAGTATACACCAATTACATCAAGACAACACTTGAACATGCTTTGGAAACCATCGCTTGTTTTCTAGAAGAACGTGCAATGTAACTCTGCTTAGAAAAGACAGTTTACATTGCCTTCACCCGTAAGAAACTAAAGGACTTCAGTCTGAAAATAAGATGCGAGCAGCTTTCAGTGCTTTGGATTGTTGGTGCCTTGTGGGCCATCTTCCGGTAATTTTGCAAAAGGAGAAAGGCCTATTGTCCAGTGCCGCTAGTCTGTTGGAGTTTAAGTCTTGCTTGGCTATATTCTGGGCAGTGCATGATTATGTGGTGTGTATCCTTTGGGACTTATATGGTTCaaccaccggcatattgcagcTTAAACGGGCGGTGCACAGGCGTTTAGGAATGTTGCTTAATTTCTACCAGGAGCACAGCGgtgcaatgtaatttgaattactaTTGACTCTTATGGCGGCAGCGGAGTCGAACGAAACCTCTTCAGTCATGACGCCAAAGACATATTATTGACAACTTATGGTCTGCCATATTCTATTGGGATTGTAACAAAGGCCACAACAAAATTCGAAATAGGTGggagcagagccctttaaagcgaGCGACACCCCCTGTATCATGCTGCCAGAGACTGGCACCATGATTCAACATGGTTCAACTCATTTGAGGGTCAACAACCAATAATTAAACATCACACACaacatcaccatcacatcattagTTCATTACTCATCATTAACATGAagctcaacatcacatcattgcccatcattcaacaccacatcacatcattgtcCATCACTcgacatcaaactcaacatcacatcagcTCATTGCCCACCAGTCAACATCAAActtaacatcacatcacatccagGGTGTGGAACCGAACCCGAatcgaaaaccgtacccgaaccgttatctttgcctgagccgaacccgaacctaaATTTTCATGGCACTATTGAActcgaaccggagcagaaccggaaaaaataatagcggtagcCAGTTCGCAACGAAAccgttcggacataaaagaagtgaGCATAAAATAAAGAATAAGACATTCCAGAAATGTCCCTGGGTAGGCACATGCATGTCCCCGTGGTACCCCTTTGGACATTCCCAGGAATATCCCAAGAATGTATCACTTGGATATTAATGACCCTCAATGCACCTACCATTTGATGTGTCCACTCCACCAGATGATTCTCCGAAACTTTACATATGTAGTGTACTGTGCACAAGTTCCAGACGTTTCGCACATCCATGTGAAATTACAGTGCATTTCACAGTGCACAGTGCACAAATTACAGTGCACTCGATCTCcaaattcgcagcctcgtctgctttctccaggaaCCTGGCCTCGCTAAAAGActatgagtactgctcggacttctcaccaattctggcagtgactgccctagatcttaactttcggccgtcataaTTCCGTCGcctgttatcacatcatcccatctcatcctggctacagtcgtgacgctgtcCACGTAaggaggccaacaacggcaagccggtgttcgtcaccaccaccgcaCCGTTGTGttggattaactggtacactgaGAACTCGGACACAGCAATGCCTACAGACTTATTTTTGACATGCTTCAgaacggtttcagatcgattcacttGCCGGCCCAGTACCGGGTGTATGTAAAAGGCTGCGTACCTTATTTGGCTtccactgtgcgtgtgaaaaatcGGTCTTGGGAACAGACattagcaggactacaccgcttcatcagcgtggacgctatttgcaagtgttTATTCATTTCtatcatttctctcgctaaagggagccCCTGGCCACcgaaaacgtcaatgcagacaacagcagtaagctatggACGTTTTCCACATGCGCGTCgtatcccagtaaaccagaaatatcctaggtacgtcccacaaaggtcgcacacgtcgcacatatccgccacgtctatgcgacattacctgtacgtccacaatgtgacttcgAAAAGTGTCTTACTTTGTATATCCCTGGGACGTCTCGTAGATGTAAAAAGAAGGAAGCAATCGCGCGTTATTTTTCGAAGACATCTACGACACGTGACTGTtagtggcatgacgtaagcaaacgGGGAAAATTTTGGGGTTTACTACGttatttaccaagtaatcacaCTATAGGtggtagcttgagttaaaaacacgatagATGCTAggatggggtgtcaggaacgttcGCAGGTATAAGCTGACGTGGTTTGCAGACTCACAAATTAGCTGtaaagacgttgtcaccgttgcaaatgtgatacgccacgctacacttgacgcacgtactccaacaatttgtatttcagtatatgctcgctctggtatctcttgaaatccgcgtacgcggtggaggggccaAAAAGCGAGCCTGAGTCTGATATGGTGAAAGGCCGGAGCACATTTATTAACCTGTGGTCTGCATTGGTCTTGGATTAGGGCCGAAAGGTCGCTGTGCAGCTCTCCACAAGCGGGGTGTGCTGCACAAAGTAGATGCCTTTTTGTTTAATTACTGTGTGCAGCATTTATTTGCTACAGCATTCAATAACTatcaatttcaaattgattcaatgcaaaaatagcataaattttaaaatatccctggaacatccaaatatccaaaatagatgtctatgcgacggttctgggatgtgaaaacagtaggaatctggcagtcgcatggatgtactttctacgtaaacgggctctctgtgaagctcccatggatatcctaacATCCAATTTGCGATATCGCCAGGATGTACCTGGGATATATATGGTTTATTGGGATCCTAGCGGCTTTCCAGCGAACTACGCTcggagcgcgtcaaaacaaatccacgtgggtagcgcGAAGTACCGAAACCGGTCAGGGGTGGGaacgacgagctcgcgccgttcgtgtaGTCTCACGTCTCACCACTGGTCCCCACTCTGTCGTctccatactgcgccatctaatgaagacggtgataaccctctccggcgcctcaaggtcatgcgcataagCCGTTGTAAAAAAAAGTccattagccacgcatttcctgatacaAGCAGTTTTGTGggaaacggaagcgttgaacagGTTCGATGTTTGGTGCGGTCGAACAGGAACGAAACCCAAGCAATGCGAACACGAACCGAACCCGCactttttgcggttcgacaccgaTTACATATCATTGCCCAATCACTATGAATGATGTCGGTGTTGGCGTGAAAGAAAATCGAGAACTTGTGCACAACTAGGTCAGTACTTCACCAAAAGGAATGAGGACGCGCAGGTGCAGTGTGCATGACAAAAATAATGCGAGAATGTTGCACTCCTTAGTTCAGGAGTTACAggtaaaaggaaagaaacgcaGCTAGAGTAAGGTAGGCTCGcaggtagagccctggaccgaaaatccaggagatgtgggttcgatccctacagctggctaaccgtttcagtgactttcatctttcatcgcagCTGGAGTGTCTTAGTCGGAGGCGCACGCGCTTGCACCACATATTCCATCATAGACAGCGAGAAATGGCCAACGCAGACCATACGTAAACtgaattaaataaataaataatgttcCGTCATTCCGTTGTTCCTTCCTCGGCGGCGGCCGCACATGTCGCCGCTGCCACTGACCTCTTACGTCGGTTTCCTGCACCTGTGCGCTTCCGTCCTTCCGTCCACTTCcgtctaaaaaaaaagagagagaaaaaaaaaaaaaaaaacgcggaaAAGAGAAGGGGAATATAACATGGCGGTGGTTAGTTTGAAGGCGTTTTATTGCGTGTCTGCCTGTGTAGCTCTACTCGCCCTTGTATTGGTACATTTGGAACCAGCGTTGAAGGACACCTTCCCGCGAGCACACAAGGCAGTAAGGGCATTGAAAACAAAAGCTTACAAGGTATTTTGGCGCACAGATCCTGCACACTATCTCGCCGATGGCGTGTTCAGTTCCGAAATGCTCGAAGCGTACGACGGCTCCGCTAACAGTCGGGGAGTATACCTTGCTGTTCTTGGACGAGTGTACGACGTACAAAAAGGAGCGGAGCATTATCGACCAGGAGGAGGATATTCACATTTTGCAGGTAATAGGATGTTCTCGTCGTCGTACACCAGAAGCGAACTCTTGTCATGATTCGCGACAGGGCGTGACGCTTCTCGAGCGTACATCACTGGCGACTTTAGCGAAGCCGGCCTTTCCGATGACTTGACTGGCGTCGAAGACGATTCTCTTCTGTCATTCAAAGAATGGGTCGACTTTTATGAAACTGAATACAAGTTTGTAGGTAAGCCGGTATGCCATCTTCTCTTTCATGAATTTACACTCGTGGTGTTGCCAACCTTCAGGGAAACTTTCTGGACGTTACTATACAAATGAGGGGCGACCTACCGAGGAGCTCAAGGCTGTGCTGGCAGCTATAGAGCgagcaaaagaaaaacgaatcAAGGATAAGGCTGCAGAAGAGAGGTTCCCACCGTGCAACTCCGAGTGGGCACAGCACACTGGCACTATACTGTGGTGCAGCAAGAAGAGGTATGTATTGCGACCAGAGGTTGGCACTTGTGACTTCTGCGCAGTCATGCTCACTCACTACCCCCCTGCTCATCTCGCTGATTGCTAactcatgctcagctcattTGCCACGGGGATGCATCCCCGAGATAAGTCCGCGGCGGGCGGTGACGTCACGTGGACAAAGGATTCCCCGTCCCCGACGAGCATTCACACGGGATGAGGGATGGGAGCAGATAAATCGATCTCCAACAGCACTTATCAGGCTGCGTGAACGAGCTTTCTTACTTTTCTGGGCTGTGgttgaatagaaaaaaaaaaaaaagattttgtATGTTGGGGTACATTGCATCTCCAGCATTCCACAATGCAGGGAACCACCGCACTAGCGaagtaaaaaagaaactgctaTTGTCAATGACAGCACACATTTCGCGGACGCCTTTGCGTTGGAGCGGGGTTGCTGTGCCGCGGAATCATAAAATGTCCACTTCGTTGAGAAGAAAGAACTCAAAGTGCACTGAGTTTTTAGTGAAGGAAACAGACAACTGTCAGTTCTTGAAAGCTATTTATAGTACAAAGTGACACATGCTTATGCAACATCTGTCATAATCATAATttctctgttgttgttgtatgatGCAGTAAGGTCACATTTCAACGCCATGCTATGGTGGACTTCGTAGTTGGAGATCTGCTGGCTCGTAGCAAAACCAtcgttttcctctttttttttttcttgcccgTACGCGATTTCTCTTCATCATCTCTGCTTCAGCAGTCAGAGCTGTAAAACAGCCTctcgaaagaagaaaaaaaaagtcgaaaGACTTTGCTCCGTCCTTAAGTCCCATGACAACACGGGGGCTGTTTGTGGCTCGGAGACAAATGGTCCGCGGTGGGATTCCGGTCCTCCGCGGATCGGAGAAGACGCACATTTTGATGACATAGGCTGTGACGTTTACACCATCTGCGGACCTATCCCAGGGATGCGTCCCTTGTGTGAACCCACCCTTAGTGGTACTCGTCATGCTGGTCTACAGAGCCTCCAGATTTCCGTGGATGCTCTCCACATCCACGTGATCCAGATCTCCGTGAGCATCCACGGAAATCTGGAGGCTTTCGTTACCGCTCACTATAGCTCTCCGTTTGCTTTCGTTACCGCACACAACAGCTCTCCGTTTGTTCAGTCATGCTCAACTCATTCCCCACATTGAACATGAGTGAACAtgaatgagcatgctcatgagcAAGGTCTAACGAGGTATGATTCTGTGGCCCGAGATGTTGATGCAACATTCAGGTGTAATGTTGAACATAAAAGGAGGACATAAGCAAGCTAGTGTAGACTTGAACGAAGTAACATTTCGCTGAAAATTAGGAGAAAGAGGCGCAGGACAAGACCTGTCCTGTGCTGCGTACTTAATGCGCTGTCTTGTGTCTCTCTTGTACCTCCGTCTCAAAGAAATGTTATCTttttcaaaatctttctttCAGAAGCACCTCAAATTGTGCACTAAAAATTTgcacacattttcttttattgtgGTCCTAACGCTTCAGTTGTCTTGCTGTTGCAGTCGTTCCAGATTTTTATTCTCAACTACATAGATTGGGATGCATTTATGACCGATAGATTGTTCTGTCAAGAAACAAAGCTAAGTTTCATACAGGGATACGCATAGTGCGTAGCACAGTGGCTGAGGGATCCAAATCTCTTCGCAACGCTTCACATCCTGTACTTTATACCATCTCTGCACATACATAAAATATTTCATACCTATGCGCAGTTGTAGGAGCGGTGGCCTCCGACATGATATGTAGGGGAGGGCCGTATACACATGTACAGGAGGCAGAACAAGAACTGCTTCCGTGAACGTATACGCCCTCACCTACAAACCTGTACTAAACCTGGCTGTTTGCCAAGCTTCGTAACTCGCCAGTAACCACAGCTCACATGCTGCAGGGAAGTATGATTTTGGCGGTGCAGTAAATTCTTTGTAGTAAAGATTGGAGATGTAGCAAATGCTATGCTAGACAGGCATCCAGATGTCCAAAtaaaagattaaaagaacacTCTACCATTCTAAGTAATAGATACAGAACTTTAGGTTGGTGGTTCTCAACTGTGGTCGTGCCAGCAGGACCTCACGACTACAGTAGGGCGAACGTGTAGAAGTGAGTGGGGCGAACTAGATGTCGTACGAGTACCAAATATTTGTTCGGCATGACCGATTATTTAATTGTTTAGttataatttattttactgGCTATTGTTTCGTCGCAAGATGTCGCTTGAGGTTTCCCGAATTCAACTGTTTCACAATAATTCTCCGGAGATAACACATTGTGGGTTGCCACTGATGCTTGTAATGCCTTCGAAACTAAAGCGAAAAGCAAATGTGTGGTGCGGAGAAATTGTCAGGTACGGTTGCGGGTTGAGCCAACCGATGAAGACTACAGCTGCCGGCTCTTCTCTTTGCAATGACCGTGAGCCGTGACAACCTGGTCTTGTGATCTCAATGTCAGTCCTAATGCTAATGATTAAATGTTGAGCAAATTTTATTTTGGGGCGAGCCAGAACAGAACGAAAATTGAAACTTTGTGCTCCagagggaaaccgaaaatatGTTTTCGGTTTTCGGAACAGATAGACAATTGAACTATTCAACACTCAAGGGTACGTAATGCGAGACCTCAAGTGCACAATACATGGCATCCATGGGTGTTTGGGTAGGAAACTTTAGAAGCCTCACGTTACAACAGTGCGCCAGAGCGCAAGACGGGCTCCTGGTTCTTGTCTATAAGTCACATGGTAGGACCTTGTAGCCTCTCTCTTTACTTCATTCTCTGTTGGAAAGAATTACAGAGATTGTTTTTGCAGCAATCAGTTCTCCCTTACACCGTGTGaaactgaaccggttcgaactggttttgaaccattattttgttacTCAGGTGCTGAACCGGATCTGAACCGTTTTCTTTGAACGGAAATGAAAAAACCTTTCGGCTCAACACCCTGGTCATGTCTCATTTGTTTCGTCCTTGTCTTTTTCCCAGCACTGTGGTTTTAGTGCTTTTAATTTGGCTGTGTGTTGGGTGGCATGCCTATACATACCTGCCTTTGCCAAATCGCAGAGCCTCGTCACTTGGTGCCTGTGACAAATTTTCCTATACTGTTTCAAAGAATTACAATTTTGTGACCATTTCACGGAAGTGAGCATATCAGCAAAATCACCCAATAAAACTTGTATGTCATACCTTTTCAGCGGTGGCATCGAACGGGACTGGGTGGGAGTACCGCGGCAATATTTTGAGCCCGGGAAACCCGACccgaggtgtgtgtgtgttcgaaATACGGGACCACCTTCGGACAATCCCACGGCCACCGACCACAAGAACCGGGGTGATCTCGACCACCCGCACCTCAAAGAATACCCAGGCTGTGTGCCGACATCGGACACTTGCAAGCTAGGTACATGATGGTGAGCACAGACGAGCGTATTTTTAATTTTGACTTCTCCTTGGGCTTTCAAACTTCCACTCACCAGTGACTACATGAGAACTGTTTTACTCGCAACACCACCACTAGCGTGTGTTCAGAGCCTATTGCTTGTTATgtccattgttgttgttctttgtttGTACTCAACTTTGATAACATGTTGCATACGTTGTGCATGGATATCTAACTGCCTAACATGGAATTCACCGTTGATTTCTCGTCACATTTGTATTGTGGTTTGCAAATGGGCATTGACGTAGACGGGTTACCCAAGGTTGTCGCAAACCACTTTCTGTTGACTGAAGCTGCCACA
This sequence is a window from Ornithodoros turicata isolate Travis chromosome 10, ASM3712646v1, whole genome shotgun sequence. Protein-coding genes within it:
- the LOC135370768 gene encoding neuferricin-like; translated protein: MAVVSLKAFYCVSACVALLALVLVHLEPALKDTFPRAHKAVRALKTKAYKVFWRTDPAHYLADGVFSSEMLEAYDGSANSRGVYLAVLGRVYDVQKGAEHYRPGGGYSHFAGRDASRAYITGDFSEAGLSDDLTGVEDDSLLSFKEWVDFYETEYKFVGKLSGRYYTNEGRPTEELKAVLAAIERAKEKRIKDKAAEERFPPCNSEWAQHTGTILWCSKKSGGIERDWVGVPRQYFEPGKPDPRCVCVRNTGPPSDNPTATDHKNRGDLDHPHLKEYPGCVPTSDTCKLGT